The following are encoded in a window of Streptomyces sp. SAT1 genomic DNA:
- a CDS encoding phosphatidylinositol mannoside acyltransferase: MSARERLTDALYGLGWSTVKKLPEPVAVRLGRTLADLVWKRRGKGVLRLEGNYARVVPGASPERLAELSRAGMRSYLRYWMESFRLPAWSAERVRGGFAPDDVHHLTDGLASGRGVVLALPHLANWDLAGAWVTTALETPFTTVAERLKPETLYDRFVAYREGLGMEVLPHSGGSAFGTLARRLRDGGLVCLVADRDLSSSGVEVEFFGETARMPAGPALLAQQTGALLLPVTLWYDGSPVMRGRVHPPIEVPATGTRPEKTSVMTQALADAFASGIADHPEDWHMLQRLWLADLEPRPERTGRAGQEAEGDAA, encoded by the coding sequence GTGAGCGCCCGGGAGCGCCTCACCGACGCCCTGTACGGCCTGGGCTGGAGCACCGTCAAGAAGCTGCCCGAACCGGTGGCCGTCCGGCTCGGCCGCACCCTCGCCGACCTCGTCTGGAAGCGGCGCGGCAAGGGCGTCCTGCGGCTGGAGGGCAACTACGCGCGCGTGGTGCCCGGCGCGAGTCCCGAGCGGCTGGCGGAGCTGTCCCGCGCGGGCATGCGCTCCTATCTGCGCTACTGGATGGAGTCCTTCCGGCTGCCCGCCTGGAGCGCCGAGCGGGTCCGGGGCGGCTTCGCCCCCGACGACGTGCACCACCTGACCGACGGCCTCGCCTCCGGCAGGGGCGTCGTCCTCGCCCTGCCGCACCTGGCCAACTGGGACCTGGCGGGCGCCTGGGTCACCACCGCGCTGGAGACGCCGTTCACCACGGTCGCCGAACGCCTCAAGCCCGAGACGCTCTACGACCGGTTCGTCGCCTACCGCGAGGGCCTGGGCATGGAGGTGCTGCCGCACAGCGGTGGCTCGGCCTTCGGCACCCTGGCCCGGCGGCTGCGCGACGGCGGCCTGGTCTGCCTGGTCGCCGACCGCGACCTGTCCTCCTCCGGCGTCGAGGTCGAGTTCTTCGGCGAGACGGCCCGGATGCCGGCCGGGCCCGCGCTGCTCGCCCAGCAGACCGGCGCCCTGCTGCTGCCCGTCACCCTCTGGTACGACGGCTCGCCCGTCATGCGGGGCCGGGTCCATCCCCCGATCGAGGTACCGGCGACAGGTACGCGGCCCGAGAAGACGTCTGTCATGACACAGGCGCTGGCCGACGCCTTCGCCTCGGGTATCGCCGACCATCCGGAGGACTGGCACATGCTCCAGCGCTTGTGGCTCGCGGACCTCGAACCCCGCCCCGAGCGGACCGGTCGGGCCGGACAGGAAGCGGAGGGGGACGCGGCGTGA
- the pgsA gene encoding phosphatidylinositol phosphate synthase, giving the protein MGQPVASRGRPATATLGKAMLNKYARAFFTRVLTPFAAFLIRRGVSPDTVTLLGTAGVMAGALVFYPRGEFFWGTVVITLFVFSDLVDGNMARQLGRSSRWGAFLDSTLDRVADGAIFGGFALWYAGQGHDNTLCAVSIFCLASGQVVSYTKARGEAIGLPVAVNGLVERAERLVISLVAAGFAGLHKFGVPGIQYLLPVALWIVAAGSLVTLVQRVVTVRRESAEADAEAARQENQGSGASA; this is encoded by the coding sequence ATGGGCCAGCCGGTGGCCAGCAGGGGCCGCCCGGCGACAGCGACCCTCGGGAAGGCCATGCTGAACAAGTACGCGCGTGCATTCTTCACGCGTGTCCTCACACCGTTCGCCGCGTTTCTCATCCGCCGGGGTGTGAGCCCCGACACGGTCACGCTCCTCGGCACCGCTGGAGTGATGGCGGGCGCGCTGGTCTTCTACCCCCGGGGCGAGTTCTTCTGGGGCACGGTGGTGATCACGCTCTTCGTGTTCTCCGACCTGGTCGACGGCAACATGGCGCGCCAGCTGGGCCGTTCCAGCCGCTGGGGCGCCTTCCTGGACTCCACCCTGGACCGGGTGGCCGACGGCGCCATCTTCGGCGGGTTCGCCCTCTGGTACGCCGGGCAGGGCCACGACAACACCCTGTGCGCGGTGTCGATCTTCTGCCTGGCCAGCGGCCAGGTGGTGTCGTACACCAAGGCGCGCGGTGAGGCGATCGGCCTGCCCGTCGCCGTGAACGGCCTGGTCGAGCGGGCCGAGCGGCTGGTGATCTCCCTGGTCGCGGCCGGATTCGCGGGCCTGCACAAGTTCGGGGTGCCCGGCATCCAGTACCTGCTGCCGGTCGCCCTGTGGATCGTCGCCGCCGGCAGCCTGGTCACGCTCGTCCAGCGCGTGGTCACCGTGCGCCGCGAGTCGGCCGAGGCGGACGCCGAGGCCGCCCGGCAGGAGAACCAGGGGAGCGGGGCGTCGGCGTGA
- a CDS encoding elongation factor G-like protein EF-G2 has product MGDKAHTHPGAAGRAMAADHPASVRNVVLVGHSGSGKTTLVEALALTAGAVNRAGRVEDGGCVSDYDEIEHRQQRSVQLSLVPVAWDGIKINLLDTPGYADFVGELRAGLRAADAALFVVSASDGVDGSTRMVWEECAAVGMPRAIVITHLEAARADFGEMTRVCAEAFGADDPDAVLPLYLPLHGPEGPDGHAPVTGLVGLLTRKLFDYASGERKESEPGTDELPRMDEARDRLIEGIIAESEDETLMDRYLGGEQVDVETLIKDLERAVARGAFFPVLAAAPAADGARQGIGTVELLDLIVRGFPTPLEHAAPEVTTPDGRSRRPAPCAPDGPLVAEVVKTASDPYVGRVSLVRVFSGTLRPDETVHVSGHGLADRGHEDHDVDERIGALSTPFGKQQRPVTHAVAGDLVSVAKLNRAETGDTLSAKDDPLLMAPWQMPDPLLPLAIQAHSKADEDKLSQGLARLVAEDPTMRLEQNQDTHQVVLWCLGEAHADVALERLRSRYGVQVDVVPHRVSLRETFADRSAGRGRHVKQSGGHGQYAICEIEVEPLPGGSGIEFVDKVVGGAVPRQFIPSVEKGVRAQAAKGVAAGHPLIDVRVTLLDGKAHSVDSSDAAFQTAGALALREAAAEARIHLLEPVAEVSVLVGDDYVGAVMSDLSGRRGRVLGTEQISGGRTLVRAEVPEIEIGRYAIDLRSLSHGTARFERRYARHEPMPQQIADRLRQQEREAS; this is encoded by the coding sequence ATGGGCGACAAGGCGCACACACATCCCGGAGCCGCCGGCAGGGCGATGGCGGCCGACCACCCCGCGTCCGTGCGGAACGTGGTGCTGGTCGGCCACTCCGGATCGGGCAAGACGACCTTGGTGGAGGCTCTCGCGCTGACGGCGGGGGCGGTGAACAGGGCGGGCCGTGTGGAGGACGGCGGCTGCGTCTCCGACTACGACGAGATCGAGCACCGCCAGCAGCGCTCGGTGCAGCTGTCCCTGGTGCCCGTCGCCTGGGACGGCATCAAGATCAACCTGCTGGACACACCCGGCTACGCGGACTTCGTCGGGGAGCTGCGCGCCGGTCTGCGGGCCGCCGACGCGGCCCTCTTCGTCGTCTCGGCCTCCGACGGCGTGGACGGCTCCACCCGCATGGTGTGGGAGGAGTGCGCCGCCGTCGGCATGCCGCGCGCCATCGTGATCACCCACCTGGAGGCCGCCCGCGCCGACTTCGGGGAGATGACCCGGGTGTGCGCCGAGGCGTTCGGCGCCGACGACCCCGACGCCGTCCTCCCCCTGTACCTGCCGCTGCACGGACCCGAGGGCCCCGACGGACACGCCCCGGTCACCGGCCTGGTCGGCCTGCTGACCCGCAAGCTGTTCGACTACGCGAGCGGGGAGCGCAAGGAGTCCGAACCCGGCACGGACGAACTGCCGCGCATGGACGAGGCCCGCGACCGGCTCATCGAGGGGATCATCGCCGAGAGCGAGGACGAGACCCTCATGGACCGCTACCTCGGCGGCGAACAGGTCGACGTGGAGACCCTGATCAAGGACCTCGAACGGGCCGTCGCACGCGGCGCCTTCTTCCCCGTGCTGGCCGCCGCCCCCGCCGCCGACGGCGCCCGCCAGGGCATCGGCACGGTGGAACTCCTCGACCTGATCGTCCGCGGCTTCCCCACGCCCCTGGAGCACGCGGCGCCCGAGGTGACCACGCCCGACGGCCGCTCGCGCCGCCCGGCGCCGTGCGCCCCGGACGGACCGCTGGTCGCGGAGGTCGTCAAGACGGCCTCCGACCCGTACGTGGGCCGGGTCTCCCTGGTACGCGTCTTCTCCGGCACCCTGCGCCCGGACGAGACCGTGCACGTCTCCGGGCACGGCCTCGCCGACCGGGGCCACGAGGACCATGACGTCGACGAGCGGATCGGCGCCCTGTCCACCCCGTTCGGCAAGCAGCAGCGCCCGGTGACGCACGCCGTCGCCGGAGATCTGGTCTCCGTGGCCAAGCTGAACCGCGCCGAGACCGGCGACACCCTCTCCGCCAAGGACGACCCGCTGCTGATGGCCCCCTGGCAGATGCCCGACCCGCTGCTGCCGCTCGCCATCCAGGCGCACAGCAAGGCCGACGAGGACAAGCTCTCCCAGGGCCTGGCCAGGCTGGTCGCCGAGGACCCCACGATGCGCCTGGAGCAGAACCAGGACACCCACCAGGTGGTCCTGTGGTGCCTGGGCGAGGCGCACGCCGACGTGGCCCTGGAACGGCTGCGCAGCCGCTACGGCGTCCAGGTCGACGTCGTCCCGCACCGGGTCTCCCTGCGGGAGACGTTCGCCGACCGGTCGGCGGGCCGCGGCCGGCACGTCAAGCAGTCCGGCGGCCACGGCCAGTACGCCATCTGCGAGATCGAGGTGGAGCCGCTGCCGGGCGGCTCGGGCATCGAGTTCGTCGACAAGGTCGTCGGCGGCGCGGTGCCGCGGCAGTTCATCCCCTCCGTCGAGAAGGGCGTACGGGCGCAGGCCGCGAAGGGGGTGGCCGCCGGTCATCCGCTGATCGACGTCCGCGTCACGCTGCTGGACGGCAAGGCGCACTCGGTGGACTCCTCCGACGCCGCCTTCCAGACCGCGGGCGCGCTGGCGCTGCGGGAGGCCGCGGCCGAGGCCCGGATCCATCTGCTCGAACCGGTGGCCGAGGTGAGCGTCCTGGTCGGCGACGACTACGTGGGCGCCGTGATGAGCGACCTGTCCGGGCGGCGCGGCCGGGTGCTGGGCACCGAGCAGATCAGCGGCGGCCGGACCCTGGTGCGGGCCGAGGTGCCCGAGATCGAGATCGGCCGGTACGCGATCGACCTGCGGTCCCTGTCGCACGGCACGGCCCGCTTCGAGCGCCGCTACGCCCGGCACGAACCGATGCCGCAGCAGATCGCCGACCGGCTGCGCCAACAGGAGCGCGAAGCCTCCTAG